The DNA region AAAAAGCTTGAATCGAAAAAAAAAGTGTCTGGTTATTTGAGGTATCGGGCTTCAAGTGTTTCAGGTTTTTCTTGGCTCTCCAAGCttgaaaataaatgaaatataTTCCACTACTTATAGGGAATGAAATGGGATCAGAATACGTGTGGAATTGGCTCGAATTCGTGTGAATTGAGTGAGAAATTTTCAGATCCCGAACGTGTGAAAGTGTGATGCCAAACTCGTGCATTTAAAGGTTTTTAGGTCGTTTCAAGTTGTCATCATATGCTTTTGGTCACGTGTAATTAATTTGCACACGTGAGAAGTGACCCCAAATTGTTTTGTGCAAGTTTTAATATTATAGGTCACGGACCAAAACAAAGTTGGATCGCCAAGTTCAAGCTTAGGCCAAATTCAATCCACTCGTGTGTTTTCTGattttctttgagccaaatgttcACTTCATGGAGTAGAACAAGATGCAAAAAGAATCAATCCAAAAGGAGCTTTTAGGTGAAAGTTATGGGCATGTAAAGTTGAGGTCGTGACCTGAAAAACGGGCTAGGCAAATGGTCAAGCACCTTGCAGCATGTTAGGTCATATTGAAGTCCAATGTTCAtgatgccataacttttgattctCTCATGAATTTTAAGCCAAACATGGGCCAAATGATCTTTGTCATAATCTTAACATAATGCAAaaggaatagggtcaaaagaaTATTTGAGCTGAAAATGGCAAGGGTGGAAAGTGGGGGTCATGACATGGTTTTGGCCCAAATTGGCAACTTGGCCAATGGCACAAATGAGGTCTTAAATTGATGAATTGATATTTTACCCTTGAAACAAAATTTTAGAGGATCCCAAAAGGTACATTTGGCTCAATGAATCTTGTcatttggatgaaaattgaggaagttatggaGTTTGGACCAAGAGTAGGGCATACTTGCAAATTTGGTCAAGCACACTTGTACACCTCTTGCAAACTTGATGTTTTTTGCATTccaaaccatgatgatgatgtaatGAGCAAACCCTTGATGAAATATTTATTAGGGCTTATGTGATCTTGAAGATAGCTTGAAAATTCAGTGACctggcatggaaataaacacatgaaccataTTTGAATCACCATGAACAAACTTGCCTTTTCCATGGCCTAAAAGACcttcactacgccaaaaaggttttttaacagcgcatcttagacagcgcttttaaaagaaagcgctgtctaaggttaaaataaaaataaaacacggaaaatgttctaaaaaaataatgaaagcgctgtctaagggggggggggggtcttagacagcgcttttagaaagcgctgtctaagaccccccccccccttagacagcgcttttagaaagcgcttttaaatatagaccttagtcagcgcttttgagaaagcgttgtttaaagtctttcaattaaaaaaaaaattaaaaccaaaagcgctgtctaaggtgggggtttagaaaacgcttttggaaagcgctgtctaaggcttATCTTAGAGAGtgctttccacaaaagcgctgtctaaggtctaattaaaattaaatttcagacttctattttcgttctcaattctttttgttttccctcctgcgatTAAACCCCTCCAGCGAACCCTAACAGCGAACGAGAACATGACGGTCACTCATGTAAGCTTTGTCCTTACCGATTGTATATCCTATGTAAGCTTTTTCACACTGGTCACTCGAGAACGAAGGTTAACAAAGAACATGACGGTCACTCTTGAACGGGGGTTATCGAAGCTCGCACCGGTAACTTACTCTTGGCTCCTCTGTTGTACCCTTTTCTCATCTCTCTTGACTACTTTCTTGCTAGGGTTTaattttttattgtatttttcTCACTAATGATTGTTGGAATCACATCATAAATTGAAACTATGTTACTTTGAATTTTTGATTTTTTAGGGTTTAAGATTTCTAGTAATTGGTGTTGTGGGAGTCACAGTTGGGCTTGTTGACTCAACTTTAGGGTTTATTGTTTAACATATAGAGATGCATGAAATCTGAATCACAACTACTTTATTGTTTGTGTAAATCATGAAGGAAATATATTTTTTCTATTACGTTATGTGAACTTGGGATAACAGGGGAGCAATACTTAGGCTTTTGAATAACCAATAAGCTCAACTAATGATTTGGATAATAATCTCTTCAAGTCTGCAATGTTGTATTTTAGTTAATGTTGCTAAGTTGTAGTCAAATGCTTCCCCTATGGTTTCAGCTGTTACGATGATGTCAGGCTGTTGTCTTTTGATTGATTATGTCATTCTGGTTTGTATTTCTGGGTCTGTGTGTTCTGCAGAAAGTTTAGTTTTGGAGGTGTATAGATACATAGATACAGTACAGACATTGATATGTCGAAATCAATTATAATATTGTGTTAGTGTCGTGTATGTGTTACATATTAACATGTGTTGAACACTTGATACTTTTTTTTAAGAGATGTTGGTGCATTATAGATATCATTGCTTAATGAATTTAAATTATTAGAATTTTTGAGATCTTGCGCAATGCATGTGTCCTTATATTTTGTGCAGGTTTCTTGGTATTGGTATTTATTATTAGGTTTTGCTGATGCTCAAGGGTGTTACTTGGGTAAGTACTAAGCAGTGTTGTTCCATCTATGAATCATTTCTTGTATTTAAGTTGAATTCTGAGTTATGATTTTGTATGCAGTTATCAAAGCATATCAATACAGTTCAATTACAAGTGTAACATTATTGGACTGTTGGACAGTGCCTTGGGTGATTCTACTCACATGGATCTTCCTTGGCACAAGATATTCACTATGGCAGTTATTTGGTGGAACATTGTGTGTGCTTGGTCTCTCTTTAGTCTTACTTTCTGACACATGGGATGGTGGTGATGGAGGTTAGTCACATTCATTTATTCAACTTATTTTGATAGAAAATTTCAACCAATCAATTAATTTGATTCCAAATTCAAAATTTTCAGGTGGATCAAAAATTATCTTGGGTGATGTTCTTGTTATTGTAGGGACAGTTTTCTACGCAATAAGCAATGTTGGTGAGGTATAGACACGTCTGTATGTCCGTCTGCATGACTATCTGCACGCTAGTTAGTATAAAAATCACGTACGTAACGTAATCTAACTTGATATTCATGATCTTATAAAATGCAGGAGTTTTGTGTTAAGAAAAAAGATCGTGTTGAAGTAGTTGCAATGATCGGTGTTTATGGATTTCTAGTTACCGCCGTTGAAGTGTATCCATGATATTGTTCTAATTTGGTTTTTCAATGGAAACCTAATACTACaaatttaaattgatttttttgTCTTATAATTTGGTTTAGTTTCTTAACTTCATTATTTGATAGATCTGTTTTAGAATTGAAGACTTTGGAATCAATCAAATGGTCTGCAGATATTGTAAGTGGCCGTTTCTCAAATCATTTTAGGTATAATACAAAACATTGAAAATTCATGTTTGCATAGTTGAATGTTTATACTAGATATATCTGAATTCCTTAACAGGTACTTGCTTTTGCTGGCTATGGTGTGTCAAGCTTCGTGTTTTACTCACTTGCTCCTTTTGTTCTTAAGGTTAGTTTCCTTCTCATGAACATGTTTGTGACAGAGGGTCGTTCTTTGAGCCTTGAGGGTGTGTAAGATGGACTACAACACATATTGTCGTAGAACTTTTACAGATAAATCGTGGCTAAATAGGGTCTCATAATAGATTTATCAGGTTAAACTATGACTAATTAGCGTTCTAATTATTTTGTCATGATTGAATCGTGGTTAATTTACACAGAGCCTTCAAAAACTTAAGTCGGACGTCTCAGTTGTGACAATGTGGCAATTCTGTTTTGAATATTACAACTGAGTGTAACTTTTTCCCATGCAGTTGAGTGGATCAACAATGTTTAATCTTTCTCTTCTAACAGCTGATATGTGGGCAGTGGTTTTCAGAGTTTTCTTTTATCACCAGAAGGtattattttttcaaattttcaataCATTTGTGGGAAGCTATGACATGATTCATGATACTAATTTTCATTACAATTTAACAAAGTTATAATATTAATTACAGGTGGATTGGTTGTACTTTCTGTCATTAcaatctggttgaaaacaggtagaaattctggtttataaacctggaaaaaatgtggtttaaaacaaaagcttcaaaaatttttgtataccttagacagcgcttttgtaaaaagcgctgtctaagggggggattagaaagcgctttaggcaaaagcgctgtctaaggggggggggcttagacagcgctttttgaaaagcgctgtctaaggtatacctaaaaaaattaaaataggagggtcttagaaagcgcttttggccaaagcgctgtctaaggggggggggggcttagacagcgcttttaagatttaaaaaagcgctgtctaaacctttagcagcggaggtttagacagcgctttaaagcgctgtctaaggctaaaaaaagcgctgtctaaggtcttgtttgttgtagtgtttGTTCTTGCCTGGATTGGAAGAATGATCACCTATATGAATGACAATAAAAAACAAGCACCATATCTCAATGGAAGTAGGGTTAGTTGACAAATAAAATAAAGGGAAACCCTGGTGTTAAGGTACAAACCACAATGTGGCCATGCTTAAGGccatgaccaaatgcaatggtcatgtATGATAGGGTTTGGAGGTATGAAAATGAGATATCCACAAAGGGAAAAAGGaggataaattttggggtatgacatctacccctatttaatcatctttAACCTGAAGGTGCGAATTGTGTTATCTTTTCAGATGTTCGAGGTAAAAGAGGAGTAAAAACAAGAGTAATTAAAAATTTGCCCGAGAAAGGGAAATTGCAAAGAGCAAAAGAAAAATCGGTTGGTTCGATTTGTTAGGGACAAACTGAAAATTTTTGTTGGGGAGATAAATAATATGCTGCAAGAGGAATGTTATGCATGATTGTATGGTTGGAAACTTGGAATGCATGATTGTCTATTTATGATGCGTATGCAATGAAATAGCAAAGTAAAGTTGGTTGGAGGATGGATAGACTACGACTCATCGGTATCTAAAATCAGAGAATTCTACAGAGGAAAGTTCTAGATGGTCACTGCGGTCAGGGGAAAATCCTGTTGGCTGAGGACTATTATCTAACTCTGCCTGGGGAAAGAAACGTGCATGATTGGTTGAGCAAAAGAGAGTGCTAACTGTAGACTACTAATAGTTCACTGAGGTGTTTTCCAAAATCAAAATAATGCATAGGGCTCTTCCATTTGatttagatttttattattcTCAAAGTTTTATGGTATTATGCAATCAAGATCGACAATTATTTTGTAAACAAAATGTGAAAACATAAAAAGATCAGAATTTACTGAATAACAACTGAATTTTATTGATTGTGGAAAATTTTGTACATGTAGAGTGTGTACAAGAATGCAAAAATCCTTAAAGAGTAGATTtgaaaaaattgaaaaacaaattAAATGGTAATGGGATTTTTTTTACTTTCCACTGGTCGCAACATTGGTTGTCATTCATTATAGTACTGAGATCCAAAAATTTGCTTCGATTAACGGTGATTGGAATAATATGATGTCGCTCGGGGTCAAGATGAGAGTAAGAATGTGCTCAAAAGATAACATCAGGATATAGTCAAATGCCTTtgtccctaacttttgcgtggatttttttattcttttgtccaccgggatgccatttttgcctaagtcgctctttcgggttttcaacttagcggaCTATTTTGTTTAATCCTtaacttttgcatggacatttatttattttttggtccatcgggatagccatttttgcctatATTGGTTCTGACGAGTTCCAATCTAGCGGACTTTACTATTTTTTTCcaggcataatattttttgactatatATGAGTTCACTGGTATCGTAAAGTCATCCCCATCCATTATGGTGAGAATGAGAGCCCCTCCTAAGAAGTCCTTCTTGATAATAAAGGcccttcatagttgggagtccacttgccccgaGGATCCGACTGTGTGGGAGAAAGTTTTTTTAGCACAAGTTCACCAGCTTGGAATGAGCGAGGAAGAatcttcttatcaaaagctcTCTTGAGGCGTCattggtataactgaccatggaAGAAGACCATCAAGCGTTTCTCTTCAATGAGATTCATTTGATCATATATGGACTGCACCCTTTCATCCTTATCGAGGTCTGCTTCCATGATGACCCTTAGAGAATGGATTTCAAATTTAATAGGTTGGACAACCTCTATCCAATATACCAACGAATAAGGAGTTTCCCCAGTAGAAGTATGCACTAAAGTTCTATAGCCGTGTAGAGCAAAGGGAAATATCTCGTGCCAATCCTCGTAGGTTTTACCATtttctggataattctcttgatatttttgttagttgcttcaacaacgccattcatcttgggccgatatggtgaagagttgtgatgctcgatcttaAACTCTTGAAATAACTCattcatcatcttgttgttgaggTTACTGGTATTGTCGGTAATAATCTTTCTAGGAATACCATAGCGATATATTATTTCTCTCTTGATAAAATTCGCAACCACTTATCTCGTGACGTTTGCATATGAAGCAGCCCTAACCCATTTCATGAAGTAGTCAGTGgaaacaagaatgaaacgatggTCGTTGGAAGCCTTTGGCtcgatcatatcaatgccccacatagagaaagaCCAAGGAGAAGTTAAGACGTTCAAAGGagttggaggaacatgaattttgTCACCAAAAATTTGGAACTTGTGACACCTCTTTGCGAAGTTGTAACAGTCCACTTCCATTGTAGTCCAATAATAACCGGCCCAGAAaatcttcttagccatagcagGCCCCTTAGCATGTACACCTTTGCAGCCCTCATGTATGGACCTTATGATCATGCTTGCTTCATGTCTATCTATGTATCTGAGCAACACGTaatcataattcctcttgtacaaaacatcCTCATCCAAGAAAAACTTAGAAGAGAACCTTCTCAGAGCCTTCTTATCCGCGATAGATGCTTTTTCGGGATATTCATGTCTTTCTAGATATCTCTTAATGTCGTAGAACCAAGGCTTGTCGTCAGATTTGGCCTCTATTGCTAGACAGTGCGCGGATTCATCCAAGTGGTCAATACGAATGGCAGGTGCTTCGTTCTTCCACTTGACTTTAAACATGGATGAAAGAGTTACAAGAGCATCGGCCAATTGATTCTCTTCCCTCGGAATGTAATGAAAGGTGATTTCATCAAAATAGGGAAATAACTTTACAATATATTCTCTGTATGGAATTAGATTCTTATCCTGAGTCTCCCAATCTCCTCAGACTTGACTGATTACTAAAGCAGAGTCTCCAAATACTTCAAGAATCTTAATTCTTAAGTCGATGGCTTCTTCAATACCATATATGTATGCTTCATATTCGGCCATGTTGTTTGTACAATCAAAGCAAAGTCTGGCGGTGAACAGAATATGAAAACCAGTCGGAGATGTAATTACTTCCCCTATTCCATGGCCTTTAGCATTAGAAGCACTGTTGAACACGAGCATCCATCGAGCTCATGGTTTAGGTCCTTCGTCAGGGCTAGGAATATTTCATTCTCTGGTGAAAATTATGTCCTCACCGGGAAAGTCAAACTTGATTGGTTGGTAACCCTCTACAAGTTGAtgggcaaggtaatcagacaagACACTCCCCTTGATAGCTTTTTGAGTCAcgtactgaatgtcatactcgGTTAACAACATTTTCCACCTAGCAATTCTTCCACTGACAGTgggcttctaaaaaatgtactttatcagatccattttggatattagCAAAGTAGTATGGCAAATCATATAATGCCTTAAGCATCGAGCTGCCCAAGCTAAAGTACAACAAGTCTTCTCCAATAGTGAGTATCTGGTCTCACATTCAGTAAACTTCTTTCTCAAGTAATATATTGCATGCTCTTTACGGTCGATGTCATCATGCTAACCCAAAACACAGCTCATCGATTCATCTAGCACGATGAGATTCATGATTAGTGGCCTACATGGAACTAGTGGTTTCAAGATCGGAGGTTATTGTGAATACTTTTTATCTTGTCAAATGCTTCCTGAGAATCATCATTTCACACAACCGCTTGATTTTTCctaagcaatttgaatattggttcatTGGTAGCCGTTAAATGTGAGATGAACCGAGATATGTAATTAAGTCGTCCAAGGAATCCTCATGCCTCTTTCTTTGTTCTAGGGGATGACATATCTTGAATAAATCTGACTTTATCTGGATTAACCTATGTATCTTTCTGACTTgcaatgaaacccaacagcttgCCAGAATGAACCCCAAAAGTGCACTTAGTGGGATTTAACCTCAACTAGAATTTGAGGAGTCTGGCAAAAAGCTTTCTCAAATGGTCCAAGTAATCGTCTCTAGTcttggacttagcaatcatatcatccacatacacttcaatctcctTGTGGATCATGTTGTGAAAAAGAGTCATCATAGCGCGTTGATATGTTGCCCATGtgttcttcaaaccaaaaggcatgGGTTTATAGCAGTAAGTTCCCTAGGGTGTGATGAAAGTAGTTTTCTCCATATCGGCTAGagccatcttgatctgattataccc from Lathyrus oleraceus cultivar Zhongwan6 chromosome 1, CAAS_Psat_ZW6_1.0, whole genome shotgun sequence includes:
- the LOC127093716 gene encoding uncharacterized protein LOC127093716 — encoded protein: MVSAVTMMSGCCLLIDYVILVCISGSVCSAESLVLEVYRYIDTVSWYWYLLLGFADAQGCYLVIKAYQYSSITSVTLLDCWTVPWVILLTWIFLGTRYSLWQLFGGTLCVLGLSLVLLSDTWDGGDGGGSKIILGDVLVIVGTVFYAISNVGEEFCVKKKDRVEVVAMIGVYGFLVTAVEVSVLELKTLESIKWSADIVLAFAGYGVSSFVFYSLAPFVLKLSGSTMFNLSLLTADMWAVVFRVFFYHQKVDWLYFLSLQSG